Proteins from a genomic interval of Cydia amplana chromosome 8, ilCydAmpl1.1, whole genome shotgun sequence:
- the LOC134650505 gene encoding uncharacterized protein LOC134650505: MAEEKELIARRASYKGRLTIFEKYMDDLDVASLTSAEVNELQLCMGKIESLYGRYDEVQLVLECSSSNSDAQLAERADFESRYFKLLSKAQDILTKHAKQQESSFNSAASDQSSRKGNNKLVRLPTIQLPKYNGSYQNWLGFRDTFTSLIHSNDGIDDINKFHYLRTSLEASAAVVIQSVEFSSDNYALAWKLLCDRFNNKRQLLHNHVSALFNIEPIARESSSHIKRVIDQVNKNLRSLETLGEPVKEWSTLLIHLISQKLDTKSFREWEEFKGGLDKNKTVTFEEFLTFLQNRADLLETLELSSNQSLQHTKSATKIKTMIAVQDKIGNNNNKTQPPATKPCPRCKGDHCLSNCAQFLALSNTARLQSLPNYKVCFNCFRGGHYANHCKKTGCKICKRKHHTLIHISEGIPRSTLNSDNSTSVISGVDQQTAPALPSPAGVESAQVALSANVLPSSSSSY; this comes from the coding sequence ATGGCTGAAGAAAAAGAGCTAATTGCCAGGCGGGCCAGCTATAAAGGCCGActaaccatttttgagaaatataTGGATGATTTGGACGTTGCTTCACTGACATCGGCTGAGGTAAATGAATTGCAGTTGTGTATGGGTAAAATTGAGTCGTTGTATGGCCGTTATGATGAGGTTCAATTGGTACTTGAGTGCAGTTCGAGCAACTCTGACGCTCAGTTAGCTGAGCGAGCAGACTTtgaaagtaggtattttaaattacTTTCTAAGGCACAAGACATATTGACCAAACACGCCAAACAGCAAGAATCGAGTTTCAACTCAGCCGCAAGCGACCAATCATCGCGTAAAGGAAATAATAAGCTTGTTCGGTTACCGACTattcaattgccaaaatacaATGGTTCCTACCAAAATTGGTTAGGCTTTCGCGACACCTTTACTAGCCTCATTCACTCCAACGACGGCATTGACGACATAAACAAATTTCATTACCTTAGGACTTCCCTGGAGGCATCCGCAGCAGTCGTCATACAGTCGGTGGAATTCTCGTCTGACAACTACGCGTTGGCTTGGAAACTTCTATGTGATCGCTTCAACAACAAGCGCCAGTTGCTGCATAATCATGTATCGGCCTTGTTCAATATTGAACCGATTGCACGAGAATCTTCTAGCCACATTAAAAGGGTCATAGATCAGGTTAACAAAAACCTTCGTTCTTTGGAAACACTAGGCGAACCCGTTAAAGAATGGTCAACACTTCTCATTCACTTAATTTCACAGAAGTTAGACACAAAATCATTTCGTGAGTGGGAAGAGTTCAAAGGCGGTttagataaaaacaaaacagttacTTTCGAGGAGTTCCTAACTTTCTTACAAAACCGTGCTGATTTACTCGAAACACTCGAATTATCATCAAATCAGTCACTTCAACACACTAAAAgtgcaactaaaattaaaactatgatagCCGTGCAagataaaataggtaataataacaataaaactcAGCCGCCGGCGACTAAGCCGTGCCCGAGATGTAAGGGCGATCATTGCTTATCAAACTGTGCGCAATTCCTCGCGTTAAGTAATACGGCTCGGTTGCAATCACTACCTAACTATAAGGTTTGTTTTAACTGTTTTAGAGGTGGTCATTATGCCAATCACTGTAAGAAAACTGGTTGCAAGATATGCAAACGCAAACACCATACGCTAATTCACATATCTGAGGGCATACCTAGATCAACATTAAACAGTGATAATAGCACGAGCGTTATCAGCGGTGTCGACCAGCAGACTGCGCCCGCGCTCCCGTCCCCCGCCGGCGTCGAGTCGGCCCAGGTTGCATTGTCAGCAAATGTGTTGCCGAGTAGTTCGTCTTCGTATTGA